CATATCTGCATTAGATCAACATTTAAAATTGCTAATGTGTTAGTTTTCATTTAATTGTCAAGGACTTTGTGGAAATATTGACAGTGCTAAATCCTCAACCAACAGTAATAAAAAGCGTCATAAGCATGTTGAATTCACAGAATCGATGACCTACCAAGGTAAGAGCAGTCTCCATTTTTAAAGCAGCAAGGtgagatatttatttttacatatgataTCATTCATATACTTAACGACACGAAAGGCGCAAACATTTTGCTcgtatattaatagtaataattattattattaatcaattaatcaTAATACGTTGCAAACGATCCGCATTGTACAGTTTATACAGGGGCAGTAAACCTAATTACgataatttttacttttaaaaaaaaaaaaaatttaatttatgtattgACACGAAAATATTTGTGTCGATATTTTTCAGTGCAACTTGCGTTAGTAGAAGACAAGACGCACTTTTACAGCTacaagtataaaaaaaattctagataTATATCGGAAGCGGGGGTTGAATGTTTGGAAGAGGGTGGGGGCATAGCTCCCACACTGCTCCCATTTACTGTCATCTTCCaatgccagtttttatttcgggaCTTTAAATGTCTCAGGTAATAAGCCGAAAACACGCCAGAATCGCTATAAAGGgggttaatatttaaaaaaaattcttatggGGCTTTGGGGCTTCGCGCCTGCGGCGCTCGCGGTTTCGCACAACACATTTTGTACAACCATAAAAATTAGACCCCCCACTTTGAAAATCCGTCCTACGCGCCTGTATTTGGTCTGAAATAAAATCTTGGATTTGTCTCTTTGTAAAATATTACTTCAAATgctttgtctaaaatatgacattgtctaaaatataacaattcatAACTGTTACGTATTTGGTTGTCACCGTTCCAGTAGAAGtagtggcgggacgtagtccagtggtaaagtgctcgcttgatgcgagatCGGTGTGgtatcgatcctcgttggtgggcccattgggctatttctcgttccagacagtggtatatcaaaggccgtggtatgtgctacaatgtttgtgggatggtgcatataaaagaacacttgctgctaatggaaaaatgtttcctctctaagactatatgtcaaaattaccaaaatatgtaacatccaatagccgatgattaataaatcaatgctctctagtggtgttattaaacaaaacaaactttaacgtccCACCATCGCACTTCAATTACAACATTTTGAGTGATACAATAACGAGATTTGTATcccaaattaatataatttttatttatttccatatttacTCAAGTAAAGTCCTGTAAATTCgtgttattatgtttttaacccCCAGCTCGGTCTACGACAGAAAACATTGGATAGTGTGCTTTAACCTTTATTGAATAATGCAGTGGATACACTAAACGACTGGAAAACATCAAGGTAGATCTACTTGTTTGTGTATCAGATGAGGATTGCTCTAGTTTTAGTCGTCGTGCTCGCCGTGGCTTTAAGCAGCAGCGACGCCTGGCGAGTACGCCGTACGTGGCGAAGAGTTGCACGCTTCGTCCGGAAAGTAGTGAAGGTCATCACACGCCCTATCAAAAAGATCATTCTACAGCCCATCAAGGCCAGAGTTGAAAACATACTGACCAAAATAGGAATAATACGTAAACCGCCACAAGGTATGTGCAAGATTTAATTAGTGCAATACGTGTAcataatctgaacgacaaaaccgtaatatatGGGCATGGTCGAATCTCTCTGCACAATACAAAGTCGCATgtgaatttggcaaaatagtggttgattctaagAAACTCTATCTAGTGTTACAGGGTTACGATTAACATAACATATATCGAGTCTTGAGGCGgtggttattatatatatatatagtcattatTCAATaaaggttatatatatatatacatgtaacactaAACAGCGATTACGcttacataataattatgtcaGTGCTGTAGACGTCAAATACAGTCTGAAAGTTGCTATCCTCCAAAATTACTTGTTAACTTTTTactttgaaatgtaaatattatacctTTAACATTTTACAGCCAAATGATTTAATTTAGTAGTAGAAAAACTATGCTTTTACTGGAAAATTAGAGGAAAGCGGACGGAAACTGGCGCGCTCAGTTAAGGCAAACACTGCAACGTTATTCCAGGAGGCTGTTGTCGACAAGTTTGATGTCTTTACGCAACTCATCTAGCTACAGACGGTAAACTTGCCAGATTTTCTGGATTCGCCAATTTCATGAACAGACATGCATGTGGTTGCAGgtttaacaataaaattttTGTAGTTCTCaaaatattttacctttttGTTCTGATTCCTTCAGAAGGAACATTATAATTTTACACGTTTCTTCCATTCCAGGTATCATGTGGTTAACCTAATGCTAgattcagactaccaactgtcacgataGAGTTGGCCAATTCGCCGATCTCTTGACTTCTATGACTGTCCCGTTGCTAGtttgagcgctcttacaacttgattctcgtcatatacaactcctacgacgtattagttgttaatctgagcgcacccacCGTTAGtcgttggccaactttgtcatGACAATTGaaagtctgacactagcattacaTATCCATATAAACTTTACTTCATGCTAgcctcagactgtcaactggcACGATGAAGTTGGCTAACTAGCGGattgcgttgtaattttcccCAACtccagattaacaactaatcggtcgtagaagtcgtatacgacgaAAATCGAGTTATTAGAGCGCTCGGGCttgcaactggacagtcgtggACGTTGTGAGAGCAGAACGCTGGCCAACTctgtcgtggcagttggtagtctagaATTACGTATATACATCATCATTAATCATATTTTACAGAACCCCAGGTGATCGAACAGGTGATCGAACAGGTTGAGGTGGTAACTCCAGTGGTAACCCCACCGCCGCAAAAACAGATCGAGCTTACCGATGAACAAATTGAAGAGGTTCGACAGTATGCATTAAAGCTGATGAATATGACAGGTGGCTAGTTGCTTGGCTACGGTTGTTTCCTCAGAACTACAATTGTAATACCAAACATggattgtaataataaaaactgcAGTGAATTATCATAGTGACTTAATTTGTGATATAAGCTGCCGTGTAATAGTTAATTACCATACTAACTTGTAAAAACTACAGTGAATTATTATACTGATTTGGACTGTAATGAAAACTGTAGTGAATTATTATGCTGACTTCATTTGTAATATAAGCAGCTGTGTAGTAGTGCATTACCATACTAACTTGTTGAAACAACAGTTGAGTATTATACTGATTTGGACTGTATAATAAAAGTTATAATACTGAATTCACTTATAATatggtggcgggacgtagcccagtggtaaagcgctcgcttgaagcgcggCCGGTtgaggatcgatctccgtcggtgggcctattgggctatttctcgttcgaccAGTGCtcgacaactggtgtaacaaaggctgtgatatgtattatcctgtctgtgggatggtgcatataaaagatcccttgctgatcaGATTCCCAGCCTGGAGCTtgtcgcggtaagacgtgtttgtgcacactggacgtgctttcgcggctcgacttggggatccttcacttttgttgtttttatcagcgaagtgaagttttctactgggatgtatgcggccattggaactgattgaacgctggaacgcttctcgtttcgacagtctgcaccaccaggcaGGATtatttttttagcgagattccttgcctctacgtaatttctccgtctgactatgttgactttcttttttcgtgactcgtatgacggccattctgcagaacgccacggttgttcgcgtttagtctctacatgtccgagcctgtcctagcagcaatggaagattgaccgccccactgtaagaagaaataggaagcggggtcggcccctactactcttttctagactttactttgttttattgtgataccatctcgtatcctccggagacGGGCCCgaccgcaccactataccaacctatgacgactggactataccctagtctgattctctctctcgttcagacggatccggcttctcaagatctgtatttcagcacagcactacaccttcaacgtctattgactgtcaatctaggggttttcttgacgggatgcaacccatcttgtccctacaagctgtgcaccctaacggccttaacgaggccactcacgtggacatatagatcggactttaaacttttagaccttcgttcaaatgtttatgtcgaaattactttctttttttaatattattaaatagtccgatcctcacttctttctcttatttatttttggactgtccttctgaaatgctccaaattatataaatattcgaccgagcagtcatttatttttatttttggcttgtaacttttttctcttttttttttaaattctattaacttttttactaattgctattttcaaaattctaccCATTTTCAACTTTACAcccccccacaaccccccccccccccccccccccccccccccccccccacccccccccccccccccccatcttatctaatttcattttgaccacccgatctaatctagcgaccaaatttaatgagtagaattttcttcattaattatattagagatgcgcatcaaaattttaaaggcacactatttaatttttggatgtaaatttcaaaattgtccgcttaatttttttctgtcccgggacaagcccctggctatccagagacaggccccgggacggacatgctcgaaactctagtggtatatgagcatgtaaaacattattcgcactcgcactcgcacttGCTGATcatcaaaaagagtaacccatgaagtggcgacagcaggtttcctctctatatatctgtgtggttcttaaccatatgtctgatgccatataaccgtaaatgtgttgagtgcgtcgttaaataaaacatttctttcttccttcattTGTAATATAAggtggagcgggacgtagcccaatggtaaagcgctcgtgtGCCGCGTGgctggtctgggatcgatccctgtcggtgggcccattgggctatttctcgttttaaccagtgtatcacaactggtatatcaaaggccatggtatgtgccatcctgtctgtgggatggtatatatagaagatcccttgctacttatggaaaaatgtagcaacatgttaaaattacaaaatgtttgacatccaatagccgatgattaataaatcaatgtgctctagtggtgtcattaaacaaaacaaactttaactgtgtaATATAAGCTGCCGTGTAATAGTGAATTACCATACTGACATGGACTGCAACAGAAAGCATCGTGAATTATTATACTGAGTTGGTCTATAATAAAAACTCAGGCGCGTGTACAGGAAATTGTGCgcgaggtgggggggggggggggggtactgtgGCAAGTGAGGTTTTTAGGGAAGTCGAGTTATGCTACCTCGGAAAATATACTGGAAGAAAAGGAGAAAATTCACTTggagcccatgacaggcgtgcgctacagccagcttgttctgaatgtgcatgcaAAACCCTCTGACCTAACCTGACTTGAGGAAGAGAGATCTAAAAATCGCCAAATTTTGTGTGAGGTAGTTGTTGAGTAATCTCTTTTCtaggtgggatggtgcatataaaagatccctagctcctaatcgtaaagagtagcccatgaagtggcgacagcgggtttcctctcagtacctgtgtggtccttaaccatatgtccgacaccatataaccgtaaataaaatgtgttgagtgcgtcgttaaataaaacatttccttccttcctcttttATAGACATTCTAACAGACACATTATATCGCCATACATGTGACAAATTATGTGCTCACAATTGACAGGTGCCGTAAAAgttgaatgtgtttttgtttaacgacaccactagagcacattatttatcatcggctattgaatgtcaaacatttggtaattctgacatatcgcCTTAGagagagggatcttttatatgcaccatcccatagacaggacatcacataccatgaccgttgatataccagtcatggtgcacaggctagaacgacaaatagcctaatggccccaccgacggggatcgatcccagaccgactgcgcatctggcgagggctttaccactaggctacatccagCGCCTGACGGGTGCCCTAATAGAATTAAGCAGCAGCAACCGATTTCACAGTTTTTCAAGCTGTGATTAGATATACCAAAGCTGTAACAAAACGAAATCTAATCATCTATAAAAAGGCAATATAATATGAGGGAGTAATaaaatgagggggggggggggggggcagctttTTATACAAACAGTATAAAAACCTGTggttctttctttcatttttctcAAAAGCTCTAAAATGAGGCtgacgatatatatataaaattatatatataattgttttcatgCAGTATGGTTTGACTTCTTTagcttagttttaaaatttccGTGAAACAGGCGAAAATTTaattaaagagggatatatgacttttaaaggagccttctgactttttctttatataaaatatattatctcaAGCCCCCTTGCTACTTTAGAGGAAAGGTGCCAGCAACACAGAAGGATTTTCTATtcgtatatatactcttcaaaagaagaaacgcaaaaccacattgtcgtaacatttggagaattgatttaattattgaatggtgagtccgataattaccaaatgttgcaggattgttcacaattcactctagtccattgtgagtaagtgataggacacaccaccaaggtcaaggtcatctggggtcaataccgggtgtggcctccgcgtgtgttgacaactgcctggcaccgcctgcccattgaagcaaccagagtacggatgacgtcccgggggatggtggcccactcggcctgcaaggctgctgccagctcgggcagggtctggggctgtggttgtcgctgtcggaggcgtcggtccaactcgtcccatagatgctcaattgggttcaaatccggtgatatcgatggccaaggaaggacattaatgttgttgttctgtaggaaagtcgttgtgagacgtgctgtgtgaggcctggcgttgtcatgttggaacactgcgttggcgttggccataactggaacgatgtgtggccggaggatctggtcaatgtagccctgtgcattcaggttgccctgcacgttgaccaggtcagttctgccagtgtgtgagatggctgcccacaccatgacactacccccgccgaatctgtccacttcctgcacgcagtttgccgcataacgttcaccacgacgcctatacacgcgacatcttccatcatgacgtcggagcagaaatcgggactcgtcactgaaccacatctgtctccatcgcagttgaggccattgtcgatgaaactggcaccactgcagtcggagtcgacggtgttgtgatgttaagatgacacctcgaactggacgtctggcacgaattcctacctcacgtaggcggttccgtacggtctggtcggatatcctgcgcaaacttggtattgctgcggctgtggaggtggcagtagtcaatcattcccgaaggtggcgtacccggatgtagcggtcctgcccgggggtaatgacccgtggtcgaccggatctagggaggtcacgtgttgatccatgttgctggtaacggtcccacagtctggagatggtgcttggggacacatggaatgccctggcaacggccgttctggattcgcctgcgtctagtcggccgatggcattgtttctctgcggttcactgcgacgtggcatgtcctggattgtcaactgtcggccagatacagaggccaggcaagcgaacaccctgcacttttatactgtcggtgttcatgttgcacgtgcagacaacgcacgtgcagtggtgacatggtttgcacgtggctgcgtttttgcgaatattcacattttggaactttattgtacagtagctgcgttttatcgaatgtaactgTGGggatgtgtttgggacatgcaatgaccttatattcacaaagcatgaaccggtaggaaacataaaatcggagttataacccatttgtacccttttgcgtttctttttttgaagagtatatatatatatatatataaatatatatatatatatacgcgaGCCattcaaaagaaacaaaaagaaatccgccaaataacaataaaaacagcaTTTTAAAGGTTGAATAACTGAAAAAGTATGTGAAGCAGAGCATTGACTTTGtgcacaaaaatattttattatatcgtGTATTGATGGTGACATTTGTGTTTTGATATTTGGCTTACGATGCAACACATGGTGTTATACCATTGATAATCTACTCAACATCTACCATGTTTCACAAAGGATGGTTGATTGTTGCACCTTTTCTTTTTTACGCAGACCTTTATTTTTGTCAAggatagaaaaaaaacccacttcttTATTTCTTCGAATGTTATTTTTGCCCACAACGTTTTGAAATTTCCTTTTTATGATCCTCGACCACAACCCTGTGGACTATTCAGTTTGGAACTGCCTCTCCGAGAAAGTCGACAGAGGTCATAACGGACAATTTCACCTGTAGAATG
The sequence above is drawn from the Gigantopelta aegis isolate Gae_Host chromosome 6, Gae_host_genome, whole genome shotgun sequence genome and encodes:
- the LOC121376535 gene encoding uncharacterized protein LOC121376535, coding for MRIALVLVVVLAVALSSSDAWRVRRTWRRVARFVRKVVKVITRPIKKIILQPIKARVENILTKIGIIRKPPQEPQVIEQVIEQVEVVTPVVTPPPQKQIELTDEQIEEVRQYALKLMNMTGG